One window of the Parasphingopyxis algicola genome contains the following:
- a CDS encoding NADP-dependent oxidoreductase, with protein sequence MGEIVARCWHFNERPKEMVDANTFVLRETPVRALEDGEFLFRTLYLSLDATNRVWLSDWDIYMEPVLIGEPMRGFVFGEIVESRHPDFPVGAHAAGLHSWANHIVSDGAGFSVFPPLDGVDLAEAFAVLSVAGPTAYVGLHDIGELKGGDTIVVSGAAGAVGVMVGQIAKLLGCRVIGIAGSGDKCRMLTDELGFDAAINYKTEDVERRIGALCPDGIDLCFENVGGEILDASLAHMKDFGRVVICGLISSYNAKDPVPGPFMFRNVIMRRLTIRGFVILDHADRLPDVMSILVGLIADGKLTMPLHVVEGLDAAPDALNLLYTGGNTGKLLVRI encoded by the coding sequence ATGGGCGAGATCGTCGCACGGTGCTGGCATTTCAACGAACGGCCGAAGGAGATGGTGGACGCGAACACCTTCGTCCTCCGCGAAACACCGGTCCGCGCGCTGGAGGACGGCGAATTCCTGTTCCGGACCCTCTATCTCTCGCTCGACGCCACCAACCGCGTCTGGCTCAGCGACTGGGACATCTACATGGAGCCCGTCCTTATCGGCGAGCCGATGCGCGGCTTCGTCTTCGGCGAGATCGTCGAAAGCCGGCATCCGGACTTTCCGGTCGGCGCCCATGCCGCCGGCCTGCACAGCTGGGCCAACCATATCGTCAGCGACGGCGCGGGATTTTCGGTTTTCCCGCCACTCGACGGGGTCGATCTGGCCGAAGCCTTTGCGGTGCTCAGCGTCGCCGGCCCCACCGCCTATGTCGGCCTGCACGATATCGGCGAGCTCAAGGGAGGCGACACGATCGTCGTCAGCGGCGCGGCCGGCGCGGTCGGCGTGATGGTCGGCCAGATTGCGAAGCTTTTGGGATGCCGCGTGATCGGCATCGCCGGCAGCGGCGACAAATGCCGGATGCTCACGGACGAACTCGGTTTCGATGCGGCGATCAACTACAAGACGGAGGATGTGGAGCGGCGGATCGGCGCGCTGTGCCCGGACGGCATCGATCTCTGCTTTGAAAATGTCGGCGGCGAGATACTGGACGCCTCGCTCGCCCATATGAAGGATTTCGGCCGCGTCGTGATTTGCGGCCTGATCTCCTCCTACAATGCGAAGGATCCCGTGCCGGGCCCCTTCATGTTCCGCAACGTCATCATGCGGCGGCTGACGATCCGGGGGTTCGTCATCCTCGACCATGCCGACCGGCTGCCTGATGTCATGAGTATCCTGGTCGGCCTGATCGCAGACGGCAAGCTGACCATGCCACTCCATGTCGTCGAGGGGCTGGACGCGGCACCGGATGCGCTCAACCTCCTCTATACCGGCGGCAACACGGGAAAACTGCTCGTTCGCATATAG
- a CDS encoding lipid-transfer protein, whose translation MPRTAIVAGVAMTPFATPRRSRDYRSLARDAVGDALADGGLDYDRIEQAYAGYVYGDSTSGQAALYASGLTGIPIVNVNNNCATGSTALFLARQAVAGGTAECVLALGFEQMGQGALASVYDDRPDPLDPFLDTVEKRLGPSDSPMALRLFGGAGLDYQRRYGAEDRTFALIAEKARRHAAKNPFAVFRDPLSVEDILASPPMYGPLTRLQCCPPTCGAAAAVLCSKEFAKKHGIADDVAIAGQAMTTDRPDSFDGDDLAITVGAGMSRAAARNVYAEAGIGPTDIDLVELHDCFTANELLSYESLGLTEKGTAERFIRDGDNSYGGTVVTNPSGGLLSKGHPLGATGLAQCFELVTQLRGAAGERQVDGARLALQHNIGLGGACVVTLYENRAGRA comes from the coding sequence ATGCCCCGCACCGCCATCGTCGCCGGCGTCGCCATGACGCCTTTCGCGACGCCGCGCCGGTCGCGCGACTATCGGAGTCTCGCGCGCGACGCCGTCGGCGACGCGCTCGCCGACGGCGGACTGGACTATGACCGGATCGAGCAGGCCTATGCCGGCTATGTCTATGGCGACAGCACGTCTGGCCAGGCCGCGCTCTATGCGAGCGGCCTGACCGGCATCCCGATCGTCAACGTGAACAACAATTGCGCGACGGGATCGACCGCGCTCTTCCTCGCCCGCCAGGCGGTGGCCGGCGGCACGGCCGAATGCGTGCTGGCCCTCGGTTTCGAGCAGATGGGCCAGGGGGCGCTCGCAAGCGTCTATGACGACCGGCCCGATCCGCTCGACCCCTTTCTCGACACCGTCGAAAAACGCCTCGGACCGTCCGACAGCCCGATGGCATTGCGTCTCTTCGGCGGCGCCGGCCTCGATTACCAGCGGCGCTACGGCGCTGAGGACCGGACCTTCGCGCTGATCGCCGAAAAGGCGCGGCGCCACGCCGCGAAGAATCCGTTCGCCGTGTTCCGCGATCCGCTCAGCGTTGAGGATATCCTCGCCTCGCCGCCGATGTACGGCCCGCTGACCCGGCTGCAATGCTGCCCGCCGACCTGCGGCGCTGCCGCAGCTGTCCTATGCAGCAAGGAATTCGCAAAAAAGCACGGAATAGCTGACGATGTCGCAATAGCCGGGCAGGCGATGACGACCGACCGGCCCGATTCCTTCGACGGCGACGATCTGGCGATCACCGTGGGCGCCGGCATGTCCCGCGCCGCGGCCCGGAACGTTTATGCCGAAGCGGGGATCGGGCCGACGGATATCGATCTTGTCGAACTCCACGACTGCTTCACCGCCAACGAACTGCTGAGCTACGAATCGCTGGGCCTGACCGAGAAAGGCACCGCCGAACGCTTCATCCGCGACGGCGACAACAGCTATGGCGGGACGGTCGTAACCAACCCGTCGGGCGGATTGCTGTCGAAGGGTCATCCGCTCGGGGCGACGGGCCTGGCCCAATGCTTTGAGCTCGTCACCCAGCTGCGCGGCGCCGCGGGCGAACGGCAGGTGGACGGCGCACGGCTGGCGCTGCAACACAATATCGGGCTGGGCGGCGCCTGCGTGGTGACACTGTACGAGAACCGGGCGGGACGGGCATAA
- a CDS encoding LuxR C-terminal-related transcriptional regulator, which yields MDLRRENLLERIRASGAQLILVQAPAGYGKSSLLRQLAAEEEAAGGRVAWITPVSQDSDLSRFVQMFVGAAERLVEESGGEYTGARRDIPGLVAAIKGSALLLLDEYDQFADGQADALLERIIEALPPGKRIAVATRAVPDIASARLKLSGRAIMLGSVDLRFDLGEAYQFLAERCRLGLEEVRRLHRRIDGWPAALQFINLSLSSTKQGSATALRSGMTHEVVDYLAQEVFSAQSKETREAMLAICLADRLCGELVDHRLGGKTGGVLLNRLCDEGLFLDPVDGDKHWFRFHPLFGDFLRAQLKQEISAEALADRHAHKAEWFAAAGMNEVAISHYLAAGHTEKAAECLEQVADQLVREERLGLLVSLLEQLGLEIVQARPKLLDAAIIAYGFRRQFAKAHNLLNLCEAALAETDADAVQRAELEVLRIFVLAAEDRVAEMGERARDAEKWLTEDQPFSKAVAFNAFAFWLGTQSQFPEAHDLLLRAVPLHEKAQNYFGRSYADSIHASLKLSEGELGEAIDHLRRALREIDMEAPAGILAGSVVAAHLGEALYERNNLVEAEQVISAYLPLIQQQSIVDPLCLGVVTLARMAALKGKSEYAHELYEYLISSGHKYGLARLVNCGRAELVREATLHGDFETAERRLRALGADARLPTEGQLIFVSGELEAQRITYARFLVHSGRHAEARAVLQAEIRTASVKRRVRRLIRLKTLLAISLEMDRQLAHARRVMIEAVELAAPGRMQRIFLDEGSAAIRMLNHLASENFATAPQWAEDDVAQYVKTLVKLGEGGSIGTDDKGDDREMAIEGPSESLTPREIDILHFLAKGHSNRDLADRLSVSQNTVKFHLRNIFAKLDAGNRMQAVQAARHFKLID from the coding sequence TTGGACTTGCGACGCGAAAACCTGCTCGAGAGAATCCGCGCCAGCGGTGCGCAGCTGATTCTCGTCCAGGCGCCGGCCGGCTATGGCAAATCGTCCCTGCTGCGCCAGCTCGCGGCGGAGGAAGAGGCCGCCGGTGGCCGGGTCGCCTGGATAACGCCGGTTTCGCAGGATTCCGATCTCTCGCGGTTCGTGCAGATGTTCGTCGGCGCCGCCGAACGGCTGGTCGAGGAATCGGGCGGCGAATATACGGGCGCGCGCCGCGATATTCCCGGGCTGGTTGCCGCCATCAAGGGCTCCGCGCTGCTGCTGCTCGACGAATATGACCAGTTCGCGGACGGCCAGGCCGACGCCCTGCTCGAACGAATCATCGAAGCCCTGCCGCCGGGCAAGCGGATCGCCGTCGCGACGCGCGCCGTGCCCGATATCGCGAGCGCCCGGCTCAAGCTTTCTGGCCGGGCGATCATGCTGGGCAGCGTCGATCTGCGGTTCGATCTCGGCGAGGCCTATCAGTTCCTTGCCGAGCGCTGCCGGCTCGGTCTTGAGGAGGTCCGCCGCCTGCACAGGCGCATCGACGGCTGGCCCGCGGCGCTCCAGTTCATCAACCTCTCGCTCTCCTCGACCAAGCAGGGATCGGCGACCGCCCTGCGCAGCGGCATGACGCACGAGGTGGTCGACTATCTCGCGCAGGAGGTCTTTTCGGCGCAGAGCAAGGAGACCCGCGAGGCGATGCTGGCGATCTGCCTTGCGGACCGGCTATGCGGCGAACTGGTCGATCACCGGCTCGGCGGCAAGACGGGCGGGGTGCTGCTCAATCGGCTGTGTGACGAGGGGCTGTTCCTCGATCCCGTCGACGGCGACAAGCATTGGTTCCGCTTTCACCCGTTGTTCGGCGATTTTCTGCGCGCACAGCTCAAGCAGGAGATCAGCGCCGAGGCGCTGGCGGACCGGCACGCCCACAAGGCCGAATGGTTCGCCGCGGCGGGGATGAACGAGGTCGCGATCAGCCATTACCTGGCCGCCGGCCACACCGAGAAGGCGGCCGAATGCCTCGAACAGGTCGCCGACCAGCTGGTGCGCGAGGAGCGGCTCGGCCTGCTGGTGTCGCTCCTCGAACAGCTGGGCCTCGAGATCGTCCAGGCGCGGCCCAAGCTGCTCGATGCGGCGATCATCGCCTATGGATTCCGCCGACAGTTCGCCAAGGCGCACAACCTGCTCAACCTGTGCGAGGCCGCGCTCGCCGAAACCGATGCCGACGCCGTGCAGCGCGCCGAACTCGAAGTGCTGCGGATTTTCGTGCTGGCCGCCGAAGACCGGGTCGCCGAAATGGGCGAGCGTGCCCGCGATGCGGAAAAATGGCTCACCGAGGACCAGCCTTTCTCGAAAGCCGTCGCGTTCAATGCCTTCGCTTTCTGGCTCGGCACGCAGAGCCAGTTTCCCGAAGCGCACGACCTGCTGCTGCGGGCGGTGCCGCTCCACGAAAAGGCACAGAATTATTTCGGCCGGTCCTATGCCGATTCGATCCATGCCAGCCTCAAACTGTCAGAAGGGGAACTGGGCGAGGCGATCGACCATCTGCGGCGCGCGCTGCGCGAGATCGACATGGAGGCGCCGGCCGGCATCCTTGCCGGAAGCGTGGTCGCCGCGCATCTCGGCGAGGCGCTGTACGAACGCAACAATCTCGTCGAGGCCGAGCAGGTCATCTCGGCCTATCTGCCCCTGATCCAGCAACAGTCGATCGTCGATCCCCTGTGCCTGGGCGTAGTGACTCTGGCCCGCATGGCCGCGCTCAAGGGCAAGAGCGAATATGCGCACGAACTCTATGAATATCTGATCAGTTCTGGGCACAAATACGGGCTGGCGAGGCTCGTCAATTGCGGCCGCGCGGAGCTCGTGCGCGAGGCGACGCTGCACGGCGATTTCGAGACCGCCGAGCGGCGGCTGCGCGCGCTCGGCGCAGATGCGCGGTTGCCGACCGAAGGGCAGCTGATCTTCGTCAGCGGTGAGCTCGAAGCGCAGCGGATCACCTATGCCCGCTTCCTCGTCCATAGCGGCCGGCACGCCGAAGCGCGGGCGGTGCTCCAGGCCGAAATCCGCACGGCATCGGTCAAGCGGCGCGTTCGCCGACTGATCCGGCTGAAGACACTGCTGGCGATCAGCCTGGAAATGGACCGGCAGCTGGCCCATGCGCGGCGGGTGATGATCGAGGCGGTCGAACTGGCCGCGCCTGGCCGCATGCAGCGCATCTTTCTCGACGAGGGGTCGGCCGCGATCCGCATGCTCAACCACCTTGCCAGCGAAAATTTCGCGACGGCGCCGCAATGGGCCGAGGACGATGTGGCGCAGTATGTGAAGACGCTCGTCAAGCTCGGCGAAGGCGGCAGCATCGGAACGGACGACAAGGGCGACGACCGGGAAATGGCGATCGAAGGCCCGAGCGAAAGCCTGACGCCGCGCGAAATCGATATTCTCCACTTTCTCGCCAAGGGCCATTCGAACCGGGATCTGGCCGATCGCCTCTCGGTTTCCCAGAACACGGTCAAATTCCACCTGCGGAACATCTTCGCCAAGCTCGACGCGGGTAATCGGATGCAGGCGGTCCAGGCGGCGCGGCACTTCAAGCTGATCGATTAG
- a CDS encoding hydantoinase/oxoprolinase family protein, which yields MGLLVNIDNGGTLTDICAFDGERTVHAKTLTTPHDLTECLMAGLETLGESLGWEGDLVQLVAAIDHLRYSTTQGTNAIAQRKGPRLGLLVANEAQAVAIREAAPELFAGLIDTRWAAIDGVSTLESVQAVRALIADGASRLVICLDGDRATDAEADLRRALYAAFPRHLLGAVPLLFSTDLAPGADAVRRAWSGLINAFLHPSMEQFLHHAEDKLRRHRIRNPLLVFRNDGGSTRVSRTIALHTYSSGPRGGAVGAAVLARHYGFERFVSIDIGGTTTDLAIFEKGEVAEHRFGDVDGAPIAFPVADVRSVAVGGGSVLSVAEGEIRVGPESMGALPGPACFGRGGTAATMTDVMLLAGILDPDSYFGGKLALDRERAEKAVRAHIADPLGIDLDQAIAAATQAYEGKIADAIGDLAGGGAIDAMIAFGGAGPMSACGIAEKADIGRVVVPRFAAVFSAFGIGFSPVRHDHAEPVSAFAPEPVERARAALEQRAARAMESEGFALDECELRWSGLVGSGDEAQSVPLDQAPTDAAGLVTLEVVRAIPATALGPASQSTENEAASAEQRVAMGGMPLYRLEALSPADGASGPCLVEEQFFTAWIRPGWRFAITGNHDLLVEREGA from the coding sequence ATGGGCCTGCTGGTCAATATCGACAATGGCGGTACGCTGACGGACATTTGCGCCTTTGACGGCGAAAGGACCGTCCATGCGAAAACGCTGACGACGCCGCACGACCTGACCGAATGCCTGATGGCCGGGCTGGAAACGCTCGGCGAGAGTCTCGGATGGGAAGGCGATCTCGTTCAGCTCGTCGCCGCGATCGACCATCTCCGCTATTCGACCACGCAAGGCACCAACGCCATCGCGCAGCGCAAGGGGCCGCGGCTCGGGCTCCTGGTCGCGAACGAGGCCCAGGCGGTCGCGATACGCGAGGCCGCGCCGGAGCTTTTCGCGGGACTGATCGATACGCGATGGGCGGCGATCGACGGCGTTTCGACCCTGGAATCGGTTCAGGCCGTGCGCGCGCTGATCGCCGACGGCGCGAGCCGGCTCGTAATCTGTCTTGACGGCGATCGGGCCACGGACGCCGAAGCCGACCTCCGGCGCGCGCTCTATGCGGCGTTCCCCCGGCATCTTCTCGGTGCCGTCCCGCTGCTGTTTTCGACCGACCTCGCCCCGGGCGCCGATGCGGTTCGCCGCGCCTGGTCGGGTTTGATCAACGCCTTTCTCCACCCGTCGATGGAGCAGTTTCTCCATCACGCGGAGGACAAGCTGCGGCGGCACCGCATCCGCAATCCGCTGCTCGTTTTCCGCAACGATGGCGGGTCGACCCGGGTTTCGCGCACCATCGCGCTCCATACCTATTCGTCGGGACCGCGCGGCGGCGCCGTCGGCGCGGCGGTGCTGGCGCGCCATTACGGGTTCGAGCGGTTCGTTTCGATCGATATCGGCGGCACGACGACCGACCTCGCCATATTCGAAAAGGGCGAGGTGGCCGAGCATCGCTTCGGCGACGTCGATGGCGCGCCGATCGCCTTTCCGGTCGCCGATGTGCGGAGCGTCGCGGTGGGCGGTGGCTCGGTCCTGTCGGTGGCCGAGGGCGAGATCCGGGTCGGGCCGGAAAGCATGGGCGCCCTGCCGGGCCCCGCCTGCTTCGGCCGCGGCGGCACGGCGGCGACGATGACCGACGTCATGCTGTTGGCCGGCATTCTCGATCCCGATAGCTATTTCGGTGGCAAGCTGGCGCTCGACAGGGAGCGAGCCGAAAAGGCGGTGCGCGCCCATATCGCCGATCCGCTCGGCATCGATCTCGATCAGGCGATCGCGGCGGCAACGCAGGCTTATGAAGGGAAGATCGCCGATGCAATCGGGGATCTGGCAGGGGGCGGTGCGATCGACGCGATGATCGCCTTTGGCGGCGCCGGGCCGATGAGCGCGTGCGGCATCGCCGAGAAAGCCGATATAGGCCGCGTTGTCGTTCCGCGATTCGCCGCCGTGTTCAGCGCCTTCGGCATCGGCTTCAGTCCGGTCCGCCACGATCATGCGGAACCCGTTTCGGCCTTCGCGCCCGAGCCGGTCGAGCGAGCGCGCGCCGCTCTCGAGCAGCGTGCGGCGCGCGCGATGGAAAGCGAGGGGTTCGCGCTCGATGAATGCGAATTGCGATGGAGCGGGCTCGTCGGGTCCGGCGACGAGGCGCAATCCGTCCCATTGGACCAGGCGCCTACGGACGCCGCCGGTCTGGTCACCCTCGAGGTCGTTCGCGCCATCCCGGCGACGGCGCTCGGTCCGGCAAGCCAGTCAACCGAGAACGAAGCGGCGTCGGCGGAGCAGCGGGTGGCGATGGGCGGCATGCCGCTTTACCGGCTCGAAGCATTGTCTCCCGCCGATGGCGCGAGCGGCCCGTGTCTCGTCGAGGAGCAGTTCTTCACGGCCTGGATCCGCCCGGGCTGGCGCTTCGCGATTACCGGAAACCACGATCTCCTCGTCGAGCGGGAAGGAGCCTGA
- a CDS encoding acetone carboxylase subunit gamma, with product MRVFITDALAIDLDSEQWICTGCDAELGSARENYKKGLRVRPRDPREIHAPIIDPDRYEFTFAPDPEWVRIVEYYCPHCARQIEAEYLPPGHPPAHDIDFDLDALKAQWADREPLAEPALGPEFVAPPHHHKKGGG from the coding sequence ATGCGTGTCTTCATCACCGACGCCCTCGCAATCGATCTCGACAGCGAGCAATGGATCTGCACCGGCTGCGACGCCGAACTCGGATCGGCGCGGGAGAACTACAAGAAGGGGCTGCGTGTCCGTCCGCGCGATCCGCGCGAGATCCACGCGCCGATCATCGATCCCGACCGTTATGAATTCACCTTCGCGCCCGACCCCGAATGGGTGCGGATCGTCGAATATTACTGCCCGCACTGCGCCCGGCAGATCGAGGCCGAATATCTGCCGCCCGGCCATCCGCCGGCGCATGACATCGATTTCGATCTCGATGCGCTCAAGGCCCAATGGGCGGACCGCGAGCCGCTTGCCGAGCCGGCGCTCGGTCCGGAATTCGTCGCGCCGCCGCATCATCACAAAAAGGGAGGCGGCTGA
- a CDS encoding hydantoinase/oxoprolinase family protein, protein MQRVSVDIGGTFTDCFLVWGDDYVSAKALTTHQNLALGFNAALGQAFEEVGVSLEEVMREVDSVRYATTLGTNALIERRGPAVGLITTAGFESSIPLSRGRGYGEGLSDRYRKDLPMAERPAPIVPIPMIAGVRERMSERGEVIMTLDEDDVRAQVRTLVDRGAQAFVVSLVNSVVNPAHELRVEELIRSEYPEHMLGSAPIILAHLVAGRKGEYARTSSAILDAFLHKAMYLGLSTLELNLRENGHERPMQVVHNSGGMAQLNSTDALQTIHSGPVAGIGASEHLAAETDLGNIVCSDMGGTSFDIGLVVEGGVKFYDFNPVIDRWMVNIPMVHLVTLGAGGGSIARYDRLRRTVAVGPESAGSDPGPACYDKGGREATVTDADLLLGYLEPDNYAGGRIALSEKRAAAMFKRNVAKPLGIDEIAAAKLVKQKIDHDMANGIAQELRARGYEPRQFTLLAYGGNGALHACGIANAIGIEKVLVPPFSSIFSAVGAGNMDQLHIHERSLYLQIYDSVTRALLDDFDAFNAIVEGLEARGRADLQRQGYADGDIEHRLELDMRYGNQLAQTAVVVGRNRITSSAELLELIELFGRDYGKRFGEGSQAPEAGIRVNTIRVASYVRTPKLQFKKVLPAADRLRPAPEPVERRACHFVDHDGPVETGFYRLEDLEPAMLVTGPAVVVSESMTFLVEPGWRLAIGDYGAGWLERVDTNSGERP, encoded by the coding sequence ATGCAGCGCGTTTCCGTCGATATCGGCGGCACCTTCACCGATTGCTTTCTCGTCTGGGGCGACGATTACGTCTCCGCCAAGGCGCTGACGACGCACCAGAATCTGGCGCTCGGCTTCAATGCCGCGCTCGGCCAGGCGTTCGAAGAGGTCGGCGTTTCGCTGGAAGAGGTCATGCGCGAGGTCGACAGCGTCCGCTACGCGACGACGCTCGGCACCAACGCGCTGATCGAACGGCGCGGGCCGGCCGTCGGGCTGATCACCACGGCGGGCTTCGAAAGCAGCATACCGCTGAGCCGCGGGCGCGGTTACGGCGAGGGTCTGTCCGATCGCTATCGCAAGGACCTGCCGATGGCCGAGCGGCCCGCGCCGATCGTGCCGATCCCGATGATCGCCGGCGTACGCGAACGGATGTCCGAGCGCGGCGAGGTGATCATGACCCTCGACGAGGACGATGTCCGCGCGCAGGTCAGGACGCTCGTTGACCGAGGCGCCCAGGCCTTCGTCGTCAGCCTCGTCAACTCGGTCGTCAATCCGGCGCACGAGCTGCGCGTCGAGGAACTCATCCGGTCCGAATATCCCGAGCATATGCTGGGCTCGGCGCCGATCATCCTCGCCCATCTCGTCGCAGGCCGGAAAGGCGAATATGCGCGGACATCCTCGGCCATACTCGACGCCTTTCTCCACAAGGCGATGTATCTGGGCCTGTCGACGCTCGAACTGAACCTGCGCGAGAACGGGCATGAGCGCCCGATGCAGGTCGTCCACAATTCGGGCGGCATGGCGCAGCTCAATTCGACCGACGCGCTCCAGACCATCCATTCGGGGCCGGTCGCCGGTATCGGCGCGTCCGAACATCTCGCCGCGGAGACAGATCTCGGCAACATCGTCTGCAGCGACATGGGGGGCACCTCCTTCGATATCGGGCTGGTCGTCGAGGGCGGCGTCAAATTCTACGATTTCAATCCCGTGATCGACCGCTGGATGGTCAACATCCCGATGGTCCATCTCGTCACGCTCGGCGCGGGCGGGGGATCGATCGCGCGCTACGACCGGTTGCGGCGGACCGTCGCCGTCGGCCCGGAAAGCGCGGGCTCCGATCCCGGCCCGGCCTGTTACGACAAGGGCGGGCGCGAGGCGACGGTGACCGATGCCGATCTGCTGCTCGGCTATCTCGAGCCCGACAATTATGCGGGCGGGCGCATCGCGCTCAGCGAAAAGCGCGCGGCCGCGATGTTCAAGCGCAATGTCGCCAAGCCGCTCGGCATCGACGAGATCGCCGCCGCCAAGCTCGTCAAGCAGAAGATCGATCACGACATGGCGAACGGCATCGCCCAGGAATTGCGCGCGCGGGGCTATGAGCCGCGCCAGTTCACCCTGCTCGCCTATGGCGGCAACGGCGCGCTCCATGCCTGCGGAATCGCCAACGCCATCGGGATCGAGAAGGTTCTGGTGCCGCCGTTCAGTTCGATCTTCTCGGCGGTCGGCGCGGGCAATATGGACCAGCTCCATATCCATGAACGCTCGCTCTACCTGCAAATCTACGACAGCGTGACCCGGGCGCTGCTCGACGATTTCGACGCGTTCAACGCGATCGTCGAGGGGCTGGAGGCACGGGGCCGCGCCGATCTGCAACGTCAGGGCTATGCCGACGGGGATATCGAACACCGGCTCGAACTCGACATGCGCTACGGGAACCAGCTCGCCCAGACCGCGGTCGTCGTCGGCCGCAACCGGATCACGAGCAGCGCGGAACTGCTCGAGCTGATCGAGCTGTTCGGACGCGATTACGGCAAGCGGTTCGGCGAAGGCAGCCAGGCGCCCGAAGCCGGCATTCGCGTCAACACGATCCGCGTCGCCTCCTATGTCCGGACCCCCAAGCTCCAGTTCAAGAAGGTGTTGCCCGCCGCCGACAGGCTGCGTCCGGCGCCCGAACCCGTCGAGCGCCGCGCCTGCCATTTCGTCGATCACGACGGGCCCGTCGAAACCGGTTTTTACCGGCTCGAGGATCTCGAACCGGCGATGCTGGTGACCGGCCCCGCGGTCGTGGTCTCGGAATCGATGACCTTCCTCGTCGAACCCGGCTGGCGGCTCGCGATCGGCGACTATGGCGCGGGTTGGCTCGAACGCGTCGACACCAACAGCGGAGAACGGCCATGA